The window CAGAGGCAGGAACGACGAGGTCGACCCGGCGTTGTTTGCGGTCTCGGGTCCGGCAACGCCAGCGATGGCGCCCTTGCCGAACTCCTCGGGGTGCTTCGACACCTTCTTCTCGGTCGCGTAGGAGGCGAGGGATGACACGACGCCACCGCCACCGGGCAGAAGGCCGAGCACGAAGCCAATCACGGAGCCACGGGCAATAGCACCCGACGAGTCCTTCATATCTTGCTTGGTGGGGATGATGCGGCCGAGCTTGCCCGTGATGCGCGCGCCCTTGTGCTTCTGCTCGAGGTCGTAGAGCACGTCACCGATGCCGAAGAGTCCCATCGCAACCGCCACGAAGTCGATGCCGCGAAGGAGGTCGACCGAGCCGCCCGTGAAGCGGGAGATGCCCGTGACGGCGTCGATTCCCACGGTCGCAATAAGCAGACCGAAGCACGCGACGATCACGTTCTTGCTGGGCTTCGACTCGCCGAGGGCGGAGACCATGAGGATTCCGGCGATCGCGAGCATTGCGTACTCGGGCGGGCCGAGCTTGACCGCATACTGCGCGATGACGGGCGAGAGAAAGATGAGGCCGATGATGGCGACGAGACCACCGATGAACGAGCCAATCGCCGAGATACCGAGCGCGGGGCCTGCGCGGCCCTTGAGGGCCATCTGGTGTCCGTCATAGACGGTGACGACGCTGGCCGCCTCGCCGGGGAGGCGCAGCAGCACCGACGTGATGGTTCCGCCGTAGTAGGCACCGTAGTAGATGCCGGCGAGCATGACGATCGCGGAGTCGGCCGGCAGCACGTAGGTAAGCGGAAGCATAAGCGCGATGGTGGGGGCCGGGCCGAGTCCGGGGAGGATGCCGACGACCATGCCGATCACCACGCCGATAAAGACGTAGAGGAGGTTCTGTAGCGAGAGCGCTACCTGGAATCCGAGGAGGACCTCTTCGAAGTTCATTAGAAGCCCTTTCCGAGGATGAGGTTGAGCACGACGTCATCGGGCATGGGCACCCCGAGGAGCACTCCGAAGCCGATCACGAAGAGCGCGGTGAGGCCGACGGAAAGGCTGATCGTGACCTTCCACGACTCCTTGGCCATCCACCGCAGCCACACCACGGTGAGGGCGAGGCACGAGAGCGTGAGGCCGACGATCTGGAAGGCAACGACGAAGGCGGCCATGAGGGCGAAGCCGACGACGATTATCCACGTACGCTTGGACAATGGTTCGTATGCGGATGAGTCTTTCTCGGTGACCAGCGTGACGAGGGCAGCGATGCCCATCGCGCAGCTCACTAAGAACGGCCACATTCCAGCACCGGGTCTCGCCAGAGTTCCCATGGGCAGGCTCAGGCTGTAAACGACACAGGCGAGGGCCGCCAGGACTATGACAACGCTCGTGGTTCTAAACAAATGCTTCTGCAGTTGCACTCTCACCCGGTACTCCGATCACCTCAATGTGCGGATGCAACACTAAGTACGAATAATGCATTCGTCAATTCGAGATGCATTTCATTTCTTTGCTACATTCACCTTGTGACTCGACAAGGATCAGCGGAGACCCTCAGCAGCCGCATGTATGCCGTCATTCGCGACGCCATCCTCATGGGGGAGGTCGAACCGGGGAGTCGGCTCCAGACCGCTGCGCTCGCCGAGAAGTACGACTCGAGCACCACCGTGGTGCGCGAGGCGCTCACTCGGCTCTCGACCGAGCGCATCGTTCGCAACATTCCGCAGCGCGGGTTCTTCGTGCAGGAGCTCTCCATCGACGAGCTCGACGACCTGGGCCGGGTGCGCATCCACAACGACACCTTTGGGCTCCGCCTCGCCGTTGAGCGCGGTGACCTGGAGTGGGAAAACCTGATCATCACGACGCACCACAGGCTCTCCCGGGTACCCCGGCGCGACCCACAGCTGCCCGCTGTCACGCGCCTTGAGTGGACCGACGCCCACCGCGCATTCCACCTCGCCCTGCTCGCCGCCTGCCGCATCGACATCGTGCAGCAGGTCGCCGCCGTCGTCTTCGACTCGACCGAGCTCTATCGCCGCTGGGCAGCCCCCTCCTTCAAGCCCGCCCACCACGACATCGACCGTGAGCACGAGCAGATCCTGCAGGCAGCCCTCGACCGCGATGTCGACCGCGCCGCCGAACTCCTTGCCTCTCACTACGGCCACTCGCACGCGATCATGCTCAAGGCGGGCCTCGCCCTCCCCGAGCGCGCGGCACAGTCCTCACACGAGGCCTAAGAGCTCACGATCACAGGCTGAGCGCACCGCCGCCCCCGGCTAGACTTGACGGGCGCGGTTCGACCCCGCCGCGACATCCGCTTGCCAAGGGAGCACCCGCCTCGTGACCGACGTTTCTTCCCCCGCCCGCGCGCACGTCGCCGACACCGTTGAGAACGCAATCGCGACTCCCGACAAAGAGCAGCCGTATGAGGCGCTCGGGCTCAAGGCCGATGAGTACGCGAAGATTCGCGAGATTCTGGGGCGCCGCCCCACGTCGGGCGAGCTTGCCATGTATTCGGTTATGTGGAGCGAGCACTGCTCCTACAAGTCATCCAAGAAGTACCTGCGCCAGTTCGGCCAGAAGGTCTCAGAAGAGATGACCAAAAACCTCATGGTCGGCATGGGCGAAAACGCCGGGGTTGTGGATGTCGGCGAGGGCTGGGCCGTCACCTTCAAGATCGAATCGCACAACCACCCCAGCTACATCGAGCCGTTCCAGGGCGCCGCGACCGGCGTCGGCGGAATCGTGCGCGACATCATTTCGATGGGCGCTCGCCCCGTCGCCATCATGGACGCCCTCCGTTTCGGCAAGATCGACGACCCCGACACGGCCCGCGTCGTTCACGGCGTCGTCAGCGGCATCAGCTTCTACGGCAACTGCCTCGGCCTGCCCAACATCGGCGGAGAGACGTGGTTTGACTCCGTCTACCAGGCCAACCCGCTCGTCAACGCTCTCGCGGTCGGCGTGCTTCGTCACGAAGACCTGCACCTGGCCAACGCCCGCGGCGCTGGCAACAAGGTCGTACTCTTCGGTGCCCGCACGGGCGGCGACGGCATCGGCGGCGCCAGCATCCTCGCCTCCGACTCCTTCAGCGAAGGCGGCCCCACCAAGCGCCCCGCCGTTCAGGTCGGCGACCCCTTCGCCGAGAAGGTGCTCATCGAGTGCTGCCTCGAACTGTTCCAGAAGGAGCTCGTCGAGGGCATCCAGGATCTCGGCGCTGCCGGCATCTCATGCGCAACGTCTGAGCTTGCCTCCAACGGCGACGGCGGCATGATCATCCAGCTCGAGAACGTGCTGCTGCGCGACCCCACGCTCACGGCCGAGGAGATCCTGATGTCCGAGAGCCAGGAGCGCATGATGGCCGTCGTGCACCCCGACAAGCTCGAGGCGTTTCTCGAGGTCGTCGGCAAGTGGGATGTCGAGACCTCGGTTCTCGGAGAGGTGACCGACAGCGGCCGCCTCATCATCACGCACTTCGGCGAAGAAATCGTCAACGTCGACCCGCTCACGGTGGCCGTCGACGGCCCCGTTTATGACCGCCCGGTCGCCTATCCCACGTGGATCGATGCGCTCCAGGCCGACACCACCGCCCGCCTGCCCCGCGCAACCAGCGCCGCGCAACTGCGCGACCAGGCGCTCACGCTGCTCGGCAGCCCGAACCTCTCCTCCAAGGAGTGGATCACCAATCAGTACGACCGTTATGTCGGCGGCAACACGGCCCTGTCGTTCCCCGATGACGGTGGAATGGTGCGCATCGACGAGGAGAGCGGGCTCGGATTCGCCGTCGCGACCGACGCTAACGGCCGCTACTGCCAGCTCGACCCGTCGCAGGGCGCCAAGCTCGCCCTCGCCGAGGCGTACCGCAACGTGGCCGCCACGGGCGCCAAGCCCGTCGCCGTCAGCGACTGCCTCAACTTTGGTTCGCCCGAGAACCCCGAGGTCATGTGGCAGTTCGCGCAGACGGTGGAGGGGCTTTCGGATGCCTGCCTCGAGCTGGGCATTCCGGTCACCGGCGGCAACGTGTCGTTCTACAACCAGACCGGCGACGTGCCGATCCACCCGACCCCCGTCGTCGCCGTGCTCGGCGTGATCGACGACGTCGCCCGCCGCATCCCCTCCGGCTGGCAGGACGAGGGAAACAACATCTACCTGCTCGGCACAACTCGCGATGAGCTTGATGGCTCGGCGTGGGCTGGAGTCATCCACGACCACCTTGGCGGCGTGCCGCCCCAGGTCGACCTCGACGTCGAGAAGCAGCTGGCGTGGCTGCTTCACGCTGGCGGCCAGGGCAGCCTGCTGTCCTCCGCCCACGACCTCTCCGACGGCGGCCTCTTTCAGGCCCTCGCCGAATCGGTCATGCGCTTCGGCGTCGGCGCCCGCGTGTGGACCACCGGCATCGAGCAGCGTGACGGAGTCGACACGACATCCGCCCTCTTCTCTGAGTCAACCGGACGCGTCATCGTGAGCGTGCCGCGCGAAGACGATGTTCGCTTCGTGGGCCTGTGCGAGGGTCGCGGCTACCCCGTCCTGCGCATCGGCGTCACCGACAACAGCGGCGAGCTGGAGATTCAGGATCAGTTCACGGTGACGATCGATGAGCTTCGCGGCGTGCACACCGCCACAATGCAGCAGCACTTCGGCCCCGTGGTCGGAGCCTAGGCAACACGCGCACGCCTCATCACGGCCCCTCGGCCCGCTGCCCTTCGGCGGCGGTTTCGAGGGGCTTTGTGCGAGCGCGACGCACCCGCAGTTGCCCCTGTGTGACCAGAATGCCGGCGAGCACGATCACAGCGCCGAGGGGTTCGTGCCACGAGAGGCGTTCGTGCAGCACGATCACGCCGAGCAGCACGCCGACGACAGGGATCAGATAGGTGACGGTCGATGACATCGTCGGCCCCCAGGCCCTGATGATGCCGATGTTCCAGATGTAGGCGAGACCCGTGCCGAGGCCGCCCAGCAGCAACAGGCTGCTCACGACCCAGAAGTCGAGTTGCACCTCGCCGACCGCGAGCAGGGGGGTGAGCACCAGCATGATGGCCGCCGCCATTCCGATGTTCATGAACGCCACCGTGATGCCCGAAATCTCACGATGGCTGATGAACCGCCGGATGTATCCGATCGCCACCCCATAGGAGATTGCGGCAAGGAGGCAGGCGAGTTGCCCCTGGACATCGCCCGTGAGCGCGCCGATGTTCCACGGGGCGATGATCACGATCACTCCCACGATGCCGAGCAGCACCCCCACGATGCGTCGCCCCGTGAGTTTCTCGACCTTGTAGACGAGGGCCGCCAGTACCGCGGTGGCGATCGGGGTGAACGAGTTGTAGATCGAGGCAATGCTCGACGAAACGTGCTGCTCCGCCCAGGCGAACGCCAGGTGCGGGATGACGCAGTTGGTCACGGCAATCACCACAAAGTGAGCCCACACCACAGGCTCACGGGGCAAGCGCTGCCGCGCAACGATCATGACGATGCCGAGCACGAGCGCCCCGAGGATGGCGCGAGACCACGCGATCTGCCCAAAGCTCACGCCCGTGAGGGCGACCTTCATAAAGAGAAAGCTCGAACCCCAGATCAGGGCGAGCAGCACGAACTGAACCGCGGTCGCGGACATCCGCGTACTCTGTTGCATCACCAGCCGACTCTAGGCCCGACCGGCGACATCACCAGGGCATTTCGAGCTATGCGTCCTCTGCGTCGTCGGACGGGTCGGCAACAATTTCGTCGTCGCCATTGCGGATGCGCTCGTGGTGGTGAATGACCTCGGCGACGATAAAGTTCAAGAATTTTTCGGCGAACTCCGGGTCGAGGTTCGACTCAACAGCGAGCTCACGCAGGCGCTCGATCTGCACCTGTTCGCGGGCGGGATCCGACGAGGGCAATCCGTTGGCTGCCTTGAGGCGACCAACATGCTGCGTGAACTTGAACCGCTCCGCAAGCATGTGGATGATCGCAGCATCGACGTTGTCGATGCTCTGCCGCAGCGAGAGGAGTTCCGGGTTCACATCGTTCACGAGACAACTCTATTCGTTGACGACGGCGAGACATTCCAGTCTTCGAGTAGCGCAGTGTGTCGATCCAGCGACACCAAGCGCACGTGAAGTTCGGTCTGGCGCAGTGCTCCCAATAGGTATTGCCGGCGTCCGGGTGACTAGCGGCACTTCAGCGCATTGGCGAGACTCTGCGAAGCTTTGGCCGCGGCATCCGTGAGGGCGTCGATCCAGGCCGTGAGCTGGTCGGGCGTGGCTTGGCGGGGCAGCTGTCGGAGTCGAAGCACGAACTGGATATCCCTATCGTGCATGACGGGAGCGACAATCGATGTGATGTCATAGCGCTCCCCATCGACAAGGTCGCGGTGCTCGTAGTAGCGGTTCGCCGATCGGATGACCTCACGGATCTCGGCCAGACGCACGGGGGTCAGATCCCCTCCCGAATAGTCACGAAGAGCATCGACCAGGGCCACATCAGGGTATTCCCCCGCGAACGACATGGACCAACCGCGCTCGCGCGCGAGGGCCAGCCGTCGGCGGTAGCGCTCCATCACACCCTCGTCCTCGAGTGCAGGCGCTCGACCGAGCCAACGCTCGGCCGCCTCCGGAGTGTCGAGAGCGGCATACATCTCCCCCAGGGGAGGTATGTAGGGGATTCGACTGCCGAGGTTTCCCTGCGCGGTCACGCCGTCTGCGAGGGCAGTCGACACTACCGTGAGATCGGAACCCACCAGGGTGAGGGCACTGCACTCCGCTCCGACCGCATCCGCGACGTCCTGCATGTCGGCCCGGAAAGATTCGGCGAGGTGCACGCTTTCGATCATCTCACCCGGCGAGTGGTCATCGACGGAGGCGATCGAGAACTTGCCGTAGCCCCCCTGAAAGAAGAGCAGCGGCGAAACCGGCCTGTGCACGTCGAGCGACTGAACGGCCCCCAACACGACGTAGTGATCGCCGGCCTCCAGCACGGAATCGAAGGTGCAGTGAATGGATGCCACGGTGCCCTCGAGCACGGGGGCACCAGTATCGGCGAGCGACCAAGCCACCCCATCGAAGGATGCGCCCGAACGCGCAAACCTGCGGGCCAGGATCTCCTGGTCGGCGGCAAGCACGTTGACGCAGAAGGAGGTCGCAGTGCGCAGCGCCGCAAAACTCCTGGATGCAGCGGTCGGCATGAAGCTCACCAGCATAGGGTCGAGTGACACCGAGCTGAAGGAACCCACGGTCATGCCCATCGCCGTGCCGTCCGACGTCATCGCCGTGATCACGACCACACCGGTCGGGTAGTGGCCCAGCACCTGGCGGAACCGTGCAGGGTCGATCACGTGGTCATCTCGGTCCATGGACTCATCCAATCGCTCTCGGGGGGAGTTGCTCAGCCTGCGACGATGTCGGCAAGCTGCGGTCGGCGGGTCGACACCCCGGCCTCGTGTGCCGTCGCCCCGCGAACCTGGCCCGTCGAGAAGAACTCGGCCAGCACCTGCCC is drawn from Salinibacterium hongtaonis and contains these coding sequences:
- a CDS encoding tripartite tricarboxylate transporter permease — protein: MNFEEVLLGFQVALSLQNLLYVFIGVVIGMVVGILPGLGPAPTIALMLPLTYVLPADSAIVMLAGIYYGAYYGGTITSVLLRLPGEAASVVTVYDGHQMALKGRAGPALGISAIGSFIGGLVAIIGLIFLSPVIAQYAVKLGPPEYAMLAIAGILMVSALGESKPSKNVIVACFGLLIATVGIDAVTGISRFTGGSVDLLRGIDFVAVAMGLFGIGDVLYDLEQKHKGARITGKLGRIIPTKQDMKDSSGAIARGSVIGFVLGLLPGGGGVVSSLASYATEKKVSKHPEEFGKGAIAGVAGPETANNAGSTSSFLPLLSLGIPSNVILALIFGALLIQGITPGPQLVTDHPEIFWGVLASMVVGNLMLLVLSLPLVGLFVNLIRVRIGILSSIIVVVTMVGVYSVNNNVTDMWVMLIFGIVGYLMRKTGYDPGPLALALVLGPLLESSFRQSLLMSDGNPAIFVERPFSLFIVVLLVGVVVFQVIARRRSKIAAKFDDTLHHPNPKSLALHGDEPAEILPTQASDLSGLRSESANAAAATPTDATPTIKENKDV
- a CDS encoding tripartite tricarboxylate transporter TctB family protein; its protein translation is MRVQLQKHLFRTTSVVIVLAALACVVYSLSLPMGTLARPGAGMWPFLVSCAMGIAALVTLVTEKDSSAYEPLSKRTWIIVVGFALMAAFVVAFQIVGLTLSCLALTVVWLRWMAKESWKVTISLSVGLTALFVIGFGVLLGVPMPDDVVLNLILGKGF
- a CDS encoding GntR family transcriptional regulator, which produces MTRQGSAETLSSRMYAVIRDAILMGEVEPGSRLQTAALAEKYDSSTTVVREALTRLSTERIVRNIPQRGFFVQELSIDELDDLGRVRIHNDTFGLRLAVERGDLEWENLIITTHHRLSRVPRRDPQLPAVTRLEWTDAHRAFHLALLAACRIDIVQQVAAVVFDSTELYRRWAAPSFKPAHHDIDREHEQILQAALDRDVDRAAELLASHYGHSHAIMLKAGLALPERAAQSSHEA
- the purL gene encoding phosphoribosylformylglycinamidine synthase subunit PurL; translated protein: MTDVSSPARAHVADTVENAIATPDKEQPYEALGLKADEYAKIREILGRRPTSGELAMYSVMWSEHCSYKSSKKYLRQFGQKVSEEMTKNLMVGMGENAGVVDVGEGWAVTFKIESHNHPSYIEPFQGAATGVGGIVRDIISMGARPVAIMDALRFGKIDDPDTARVVHGVVSGISFYGNCLGLPNIGGETWFDSVYQANPLVNALAVGVLRHEDLHLANARGAGNKVVLFGARTGGDGIGGASILASDSFSEGGPTKRPAVQVGDPFAEKVLIECCLELFQKELVEGIQDLGAAGISCATSELASNGDGGMIIQLENVLLRDPTLTAEEILMSESQERMMAVVHPDKLEAFLEVVGKWDVETSVLGEVTDSGRLIITHFGEEIVNVDPLTVAVDGPVYDRPVAYPTWIDALQADTTARLPRATSAAQLRDQALTLLGSPNLSSKEWITNQYDRYVGGNTALSFPDDGGMVRIDEESGLGFAVATDANGRYCQLDPSQGAKLALAEAYRNVAATGAKPVAVSDCLNFGSPENPEVMWQFAQTVEGLSDACLELGIPVTGGNVSFYNQTGDVPIHPTPVVAVLGVIDDVARRIPSGWQDEGNNIYLLGTTRDELDGSAWAGVIHDHLGGVPPQVDLDVEKQLAWLLHAGGQGSLLSSAHDLSDGGLFQALAESVMRFGVGARVWTTGIEQRDGVDTTSALFSESTGRVIVSVPREDDVRFVGLCEGRGYPVLRIGVTDNSGELEIQDQFTVTIDELRGVHTATMQQHFGPVVGA
- a CDS encoding DMT family transporter, with protein sequence MSATAVQFVLLALIWGSSFLFMKVALTGVSFGQIAWSRAILGALVLGIVMIVARQRLPREPVVWAHFVVIAVTNCVIPHLAFAWAEQHVSSSIASIYNSFTPIATAVLAALVYKVEKLTGRRIVGVLLGIVGVIVIIAPWNIGALTGDVQGQLACLLAAISYGVAIGYIRRFISHREISGITVAFMNIGMAAAIMLVLTPLLAVGEVQLDFWVVSSLLLLGGLGTGLAYIWNIGIIRAWGPTMSSTVTYLIPVVGVLLGVIVLHERLSWHEPLGAVIVLAGILVTQGQLRVRRARTKPLETAAEGQRAEGP
- a CDS encoding chorismate mutase, coding for MNDVNPELLSLRQSIDNVDAAIIHMLAERFKFTQHVGRLKAANGLPSSDPAREQVQIERLRELAVESNLDPEFAEKFLNFIVAEVIHHHERIRNGDDEIVADPSDDAEDA
- a CDS encoding flavin reductase family protein, which produces MDRDDHVIDPARFRQVLGHYPTGVVVITAMTSDGTAMGMTVGSFSSVSLDPMLVSFMPTAASRSFAALRTATSFCVNVLAADQEILARRFARSGASFDGVAWSLADTGAPVLEGTVASIHCTFDSVLEAGDHYVVLGAVQSLDVHRPVSPLLFFQGGYGKFSIASVDDHSPGEMIESVHLAESFRADMQDVADAVGAECSALTLVGSDLTVVSTALADGVTAQGNLGSRIPYIPPLGEMYAALDTPEAAERWLGRAPALEDEGVMERYRRRLALARERGWSMSFAGEYPDVALVDALRDYSGGDLTPVRLAEIREVIRSANRYYEHRDLVDGERYDITSIVAPVMHDRDIQFVLRLRQLPRQATPDQLTAWIDALTDAAAKASQSLANALKCR